Genomic DNA from Coregonus clupeaformis isolate EN_2021a chromosome 9, ASM2061545v1, whole genome shotgun sequence:
cttcaatttcacgctctcctaccgcccgggatctcgcaacatcaaacctgatgctctttcccggatgtttcagaaggacgagaccaccgccatgacagctcccattcttcccagccacttggtcgtagcggccctcacctgggagatcgagaagcaggtcatggaggctcttcgggaccagccaggtccaagcaccagcgcccccaaccgtctgtttgttccagcaaatctcaggtcacctgtgattcagtggggggcacgaatcccgtctggcctgtcatcccggcatcactcgcacccttcatctggtccgccagcggttctggtggcgggggatgagacgggatgtccgagaattcatccgagcttgtcccacttgtaaccgaaacaagactcccaaccagcctcctgctgggttgctgcaacccctactcatacccaagaggccctggtcccacgtttcactggactttgttacgggccttccgccctctgacggacacacagtcatccttaccattgttgaccgctttagtaagatgacccacttcgtgccccttcccaaactaccctctgctaaagagacctcccaggtggtcctggaacatgtgtttcgtatccatggcctaccccaggatatagtgtcagaccggggcccgcaattctcagcaacctttttggaaggagttctgtcatctccttggggccaccgccagcctatcgtctggattccacccgcagtcaaacggccagactgaacgcatgaaccaggagctggagaaggcactgaggtgtgtggcttcccaaaatccccgggcctgggctcaacacctgctctgggtggaatatgcccataattcactcaccagttcctccaccgggctctccccctttcagtgtgtctacgggtatcaacctccactgtttgccagccaggaggcggatgccacctgtccgtctgctcttgcgtatgcccgccgctgccgccgcacttgggcccaggctcgcactgtgctcctgaagtctggaaccagctcgccgtcggtgccaaccgacggaggaccccagcacctacttaccgggttggtcagaaggtctggctgtctgcccgggatctgccgctgcgggttgtatcacgaaagctggcccctcgcttcattggtccttttcctgtgcagaaagtcatcagtccaacggcggtccgtcttcagttgcccgcttccatgcgggtccaccccaccttccacgtctccaaggtcaagccggtccatgaaagtcccctggtccctgcagctccggcgccacctcctccgcgcctcgtagatggcggtcctgtcttcaccgtccggcggctgctccgctctaggcgaaggggtaggggtctccagtacctcgttgattgggagggatatggtccagaggagaggacctggatcccggccaggaggatagtggaccggacccttatcactgacttccaccgactacatcctgatcagcctgcaatccgtgagGGGGGTCCAAGagggggttcctagccgtccggcccgccctgctcctgtctcagtgcctgtcctgtctcccgaccgtgaccctccagctccttctgaggatgaggagattcactgaccgctcggaggagttctgacccgccgcctgctcccctccaccctcccggcatgatgttgttcttgggacttctggggccgtcccttggagggggggtcctgtcatgagcactctctctccctggtagcaacattaattgcattcaattatcttccactctgctcacctccctctctctactcagcctaactagctccacctgccctgctctgctcttgttacctggccagctgcactgcatttcccactcaccatcctcaccttgcctcactctgttctaattactctgccagctgaactgcatttccccactacctctcccagtatatcaagccctggttttcagccaagccctgtcagatcgtcttcaaacccggaccagtaacctgcctgtctgcgctctgactcctgtgtgtgataccgatcctttcttgactgcctccttgttctactgccccgtctatcccaacctgccttctggacctcgactactctccgatcttcagcccctccggtaactcgtttctgccttctgtctctcaccacgatatttgcccagccctgatctgtacttctgcctgccattcatattgctgttgtgtgtgtgtgttcccccaggtctccgaccaccagatgagcgtgcccagacgtttcaccaccctcagcccgatacgccgctccatcactggggaacacacacactaagcacttggactggacacccccggacatttggtgacccccggagcacaggtacccacaggaggaccctgaaagacccctgacacccctgggactcctcttcccgcctgtaaccttgaataaagaactctgaatttgaacttgcgctcttgggtcctcttctgttcgtgacaagtTTGTATCTCAATATAAAATACTTTTTGGGTAACAAGAACCTTACTGTGATTATTctttaccattttaattgaaaacaaagcaagaattttgctagcaTTGTCTAGGAgtagtctgagtggggaggggaaaagtggaaattagctgttattggcagaggtttggcactctctttcttattggtctattaatttactgtatggtgatgtcaccgtggaaggccaaaactccatcccaccaaaacaggctgaaatttcaggcagtcgtttacatttacatttacatttttagtcatttagcagacgctcttatccagagcgacttacagttagtgagtgcatacattattttatttttttatactggtcccccgtgggaatcaaacccacaaccctggcattgcaaacgccatgctctaccaactgagctacacccctgccggccattccctcccctaccctggacgacgctgggccaattgtgcgccgccccattggtctcccggtcgcggccggttacgacagagcctggattcgaaccaggatctctagtgacacagcttacactgcgctgcagtgccttagaccactgcgccactcggggaccccgtttcaaatagctcttacactaaaagggcattatctgcattttcacaatttcacagtattattccaacctcagtgtggaaatatatataaaacacagaaaaATATTTTAATTGGCACTTCATTTTTCTTAATTTAACCtcgagatgggaaaacatgtttttattaagTTTAACATGTACGCTTTATGATTAATTTGTTTAATTAGGTGAGATAAAGTTTTGGGGGACCTAATTACGCTACCCAAAAGGTACTctattggtggaacgacccaaatATACTGGTCAAAATAGCATAAATACAAagaaaatatattaaaatattaAAGATAAATATTTAAATACAGTATTAAAATAGTTAACATTCATAAAATGACTGTGCATAGTGCAGCACTAACTCAAAAGTATGTGGTTTGCAGCCTGTAGAAATTGATACGGTTTCAGTTGCACTACATGGTCTCAGAGTAGTTCATTGTTATTGAAATGACTTTAAGGCTTCCAGTCCAATAAGTCCTCTGGTCTAGTGCCTCACCAAGACAGTGAGTGGGGCTCCACTGACACTTAATAACCTGGTAGGAATGGAACCCCCACCCTCATTGGTCCTTCATTGGTGTCTCtgagcctctctcctcctccttctcttcttgTGGTCTGAGTGTGCAGTCTTCCAGTAGTCTGTCTTCACTTTTgtcctcctggtctctctccccctcttcctctctctgtggtcTAGGTGTGCAGTCTTCCTGTAGTCTCAGAGAGAAGTCTTCTAGTAGTCTGAGTGTGTAGTCTTCCAGTGGTCTGGGTGTGTAGTCTTCCAGTGGTCTGGGTGTGTAGTCTTCCAGTGGTCTGGGTGTGTAGTCTTCCAGTGGTATGTCTTCATTTTGGTccgcctcttcttcttcttcttcttcttcttcttcttcttcttcttcttcagcttCCTGTGGTCTGTCTTCACCTTGGTCCTCCTGGTCTCCAACCAGCACCTTGCTGTACAGCTTCTGCTGCTCCTCTTTGAAAGTGTTTTTCACCTTCCCTCGCTTCAGCCCTCCATCCCTTAGAGCAGACAGATAAACACAGGGAAGAGCAGTTTTGTACAACCCTTGTTGTGTACACTTGCAAAAATGTAGACACCATGATAAACACACAGCTAGGAATCGTGCTAGACAgaatctgtgtgagtgtgtgtgatgtgtgtgatgcGTATTCACTGAAACTCACCAGAGCAGGTCCACCAGTCCTCCCTGCGTGGCGATGGCTGCTTTTACTCTGTTGGCAAACTGCACCGCGTCCTCTCCCTCCTACGCAGACAACCACAGAGATGGCTCAGTCAGACAATTAACATGGAGTCTCCATACCAGGATGGAGTTGTGGACTTATCACTGTCCACATGATTTAGGTCTAGACCTTAGGGGAAACCCTTGTTTATAACTGCATTATACAAATCAATAATAACAACTTTACTGGGCTAAACCAAAAGAAAGGCCACACCTCTCTGCTCATAGGTGGCAGGTACCAGACGCTGCAGACAATGGCCCAGCTGCTCATCATCCTCAGCAGGTAGTTGACCATCCCAAACTTACTGCTGTTCCAGAACGCATCGCCAAACCTAGGGTCATACTGtcacagagacacagggagaggtcAAAGGGTGTGAGAGGGAGCGGGGTTAGGTGGTTGATAGATAAAGTGGCGGTagagaggtagagcgagagggagagactaCCTTAATGGCCACAGGGTAGACAGTGCAGCCTATCTCAAAGCTGCCCTTTTTGAACATCATCACTGAGGTATTGTTGATGCAGGTGCCTGAGTGAGAAGCACATTGTCACGCCGCGGcattacacactcacacagatcCGACACAGGGTGAATCTTTAGATATCATTACAGCCTTCATTAGTTGCCTTAGCTCATCTCTATTTGAGCAGCACTCGATCCATCAGAAAAGGGTCAATTTTCATACTAACCCTCTGGGAAGATGAGGATGGGGTGTTTAGTTTTGTCTGCTACATGATTGCTAAGCCtggaaaaataaaatacagaactgtgtaaataacatgttaataattaggacggttatggatgaagaccgtcatgaaaataaaataaccgtcataACCCTGACTGAATGATCACGATGCAGCAGCatatttctatggcagcacatgcagtccGGAGTGGAGAAAATGTGCAACGAAAAccatcatccaaaattccatgaccgtcactGCGCTACTAATAATATAACTGTTTTCACCACATTAGAAGATTGTGCCAAAATTGATTTgctgttgaatcaggtgtgcttgtccagggttacaataaacatgtgtactgttgggggtactggaggaccagggttgggaaacactgtcttCGACAACAATCTGACAATGGGAAATGGAAGGAAAGTATGGTTTCTCAACATGCAGCTGCAATATTACCTTTTGGCCACAAGGTGACGGTCTTTGACTTCAGATCTCTCAAACCAGATGTGGGGGCTGGATTTCACCATCGCTCTCTGGACTACCCCGATCAGACCACCATGGATCTGGCCAACCTGAGAGAGGAAGTGAAGACTGAGTGAGAATCTTGAACTAAACATCTTGGCAAACAATGGGCTATACATCTGTCTCCCAAATGCCCCACACATTCCGTActagcacacatacacagacacatacagaaacgcacacacacagagacgcagcTTTGAATAGACACACAATCCTTACTGTTACACACCAggatttacatacagtaccatagAATAGCAGCCATCATTGGCCAGGATGATGACGTCAATGGGAGTTGTGTGATTGGCCACACAGATGCCTCCATTCTTTGGTTTGTTCTCACTGTGGACAGAGCAAAGAAACGACTGAATGAGACACATTAACAAAATCGCCTTTCTCATAAAACGACCAACAACCAGTGTGTGCCACCCTaactgacatacagtgccttcagaaagtagtcataccccttgacttattccacatattgtgttacagcctgaattcaaactggattcaattatttattttttctcaaccatctacacataataccccataatgacaaagtgaaaacttgaAAACAgagatttttgcacatttattgaaattgaaataaagtaaaaaactattcacaaccctttgctatgacactccaaatttagctcaggtgcatacaatttcctttgatcatccttgagatgtctctacaacttgattggagtccacatgtggccaattaaattgtttggacatgatttagaaagatacacacctgtctagataaggtcccacagttgacagtgcatgtcagagcagaaactataccatgaagtccaaggaactgtctgtagatctcagagatagaattgtgatgaggcatatatctggggaagggtataacgTTTTTGAAAATacattgaaaaaatatggaactacccagactctgcctagagctggctgtccaatcaaactgagcaaccgggcaagaaggaccttggtcagggaggtgaccaagaacccaatgaccactctgacagaactacagagttccttggctgagatgggagaacatgcCAGAAGGACAGCAGtgtctacagcacttcaccaatctgggctttatgggagagtggccagacggaagccactcctggaaaaaaaggcacatgacagcacgcctggagtttgcaaaaaggcacgtgaaagactcagagcataaggcaaaagatgatgtggtctgatgagacaaaaacagaactctttggcctgaatgcaaagtgctatgtctggagaaaaccaggcacagttcatcacccgtctaacactatccctaccatgaagcatggtggtggcagcatcatgctatggggatgcatttcagcagcagggactgggagactgttaaggatagagggaacaatgaatggagccaaatacaggcaaatccttgatgaaaacctgcttcagagtgcaaaagactttagactggggtgaagatttactttccaacaggacaatgaccccaagcatacagccaaggtAAGGCTGGAATGGCtttagaacaagaatgtgaaagtccttgagtggcccagctaaagtccagacctgaatcccattgaaaatctgtggaaagacttgaagattgctgttcaccgccactctccatctaacttaacagagcttgagaaaatcagCAAGAAAGAATGGGataaaatccccaaatccagatgtgcaaagctgatacagacatacccaagacaactCAAAGCTGAAATCGCCGCCAaacgtgcttctacaaagtattgactcagggttgtgaatacttatgtaaattaaatatttatttatttcacgttcaataaatttgctaacatttctaaaaacatgttttcactttgtcattatcgggtattgtgtgtagatgagtgagagaaaaaaatctatttaatccattttgaattcaggctgtaacgcaaactgtggaataagtcaaggggtatgaatactttctgaaggcactgtaagactGTCTTTGAGCTCAGTACAAACTAGGGTGGCGAGTCATTAAATGGGCAGAAAGCTGTGACACAATACAGTAGGTTTGTGTCTCTGTCTGAGCTGATGTTGTGGATACTAGCCAGTGAGTATTTGGTTGGTCTACAGTACCTGTTGTGGTAGGTGATGATGGCAGTGAGGGATCGGACACAGATGCGATAAGACATCAGATGAATCTTCTCACTGAGGTACGTCCTTAACCTGAGGAGATCAACACACTGACAATAAGCCTTTCACCAATACAGAATCTTCTTGTAGATGAGGTACTGTAAGTTTGTGTGTATTCTGAGGGTATGTTGGTGGAAACGTACCAGCCACTTGGTAAGAAGCCCACTATGGTAGTCAAGACCACAAGCAGACCAATACCAGACGCTGCCAGAGTAACCCTGTAGAACACAAAACAGAACTTCAGTCAGTCCACCACACATCAATTTAGTTGACAACATATGTTGTAATGTCCAAAAACCACATAAAACCGGTCTTTCATGCTAAATAACCAAAATTCTCATAAATCCAATTTGTAGCCTTCTTGACGCCCACAACAGCTCCTTGTTGGCGTATAACTCGCAAATAGGTTTCCTGCCTTAGATGGTGACCCTGACCCCTGactcttgacctctgacctgagtGGCAGCAGGAAGCCATAGCGGATGAAGAGACCCAGTCCCCAGAGCACGCTGAGCCGCAGGCTGATGTGGCGGAAGTTGTAGTTGCTGCGTGTCAGCAGGTTCCAGGACTCCAGCTCCTGAGCAGAGAAGCGCTTGGTCACCTCATCATCCACGATGCTCTCCACCCCCCGCCGGCAGAAATACATGATGTCCGCCATCTCAAACTCAGGCTCAGAGCTCAGAGTGGTGCCGTTGGCACGGAGCTCCTGGATCTCCTGCTCCAGAGAAGACAGCTCTTTAGCTATGATAcctgagacagagagggagggagggagggagggagatagaaagagagacagagttaaTGCAACAACAGAGACATTGCCATTCCCATAAGTGAGAGATGTACATCAAAAGGTCGTACCATTGCTATAGGGTTTATAAAGATGTTGATTCTTCTCCTTTGCGCCTCTCTCCATCCGCACAGTAGCCCACTAAAAAGAGGGGGGTATCATACATTAATCATACATGAACTTTCTTTAAGCCATGAATTCTATCCCTAAGGTATTTTAAGCCGTATTGTAAAGCTTATGACATTTATATTCATAATTCTTATAATTTGATGAGAAGCAATCATTCCTCTGTGCCATGATATCATCATTCATAAGCTTGAAGTTGCATCACAGATAGTCTTGGGACCAGACTGTATCTCATAAATGATTATGTTAGCCTGGCCTAGCAAGACTACATCACATGGTACAACTGACAGGGAGTCAAGAGCTGAGTAAGCAGGTCCACAGAGAATAGGAACACAACAGCTATCTTAGACAGGGCCATAAGCATGAAACAGGCAGCCTGGAGTATTTGGAGGCATGTGGTTTCCCCTGAGGGTGAGACTGTAGTGAAAACAGTCCACAGCACTGTATGACCACAAAAGATGTTCACTGTGTCTTTTATGGGTCAGCAATTAGCAATCAACATAATAACAGTAGCTGCTTCAAGTTGGCCAACTCCACTATTTGTGGCTCCCTTAATGTAAACAGTGCTACCTGCAAAGACCACTTCACTGCATGTTATATACATAACCACAGACCATATATTACAGAGCAGTgtacctacattta
This window encodes:
- the LOC121573788 gene encoding glycerol-3-phosphate acyltransferase 4-like, with the translated sequence MGWFLLPFDNLLCMVLGISFTVGFSSLLVMVVPAILGVSIGIRRLYMKSLLKVFEWATVRMERGAKEKNQHLYKPYSNGIIAKELSSLEQEIQELRANGTTLSSEPEFEMADIMYFCRRGVESIVDDEVTKRFSAQELESWNLLTRSNYNFRHISLRLSVLWGLGLFIRYGFLLPLRVTLAASGIGLLVVLTTIVGFLPSGWLRTYLSEKIHLMSYRICVRSLTAIITYHNSENKPKNGGICVANHTTPIDVIILANDGCYSMVGQIHGGLIGVVQRAMVKSSPHIWFERSEVKDRHLVAKRLSNHVADKTKHPILIFPEGTCINNTSVMMFKKGSFEIGCTVYPVAIKYDPRFGDAFWNSSKFGMVNYLLRMMSSWAIVCSVWYLPPMSREEGEDAVQFANRVKAAIATQGGLVDLLWDGGLKRGKVKNTFKEEQQKLYSKVLVGDQEDQGEDRPQEAEEEEEEEEEEEEEEEADQNEDIPLEDYTPRPLEDYTPRPLEDYTPRPLEDYTLRLLEDFSLRLQEDCTPRPQREEEGERDQEDKSEDRLLEDCTLRPQEEKEEERGSETPMKDQ